In one Brassica oleracea var. oleracea cultivar TO1000 chromosome C9, BOL, whole genome shotgun sequence genomic region, the following are encoded:
- the LOC106315347 gene encoding F-box/kelch-repeat protein At4g39753-like yields the protein MDTPKAASHGWRGILVGRDLLVTNLSKAIGDGESTLVWKDPWLSMDEPLRPVGPMQEIHQDLCIADLLCRRTTEWNIPKILSILPQHLPEIFLIKPSVTGATDSYVWLASKSEMYSAKSGYYAATAVEADPPLLRKSYHPKLSLVSKTFRSLILSTELVHARFHHKTQEPFFSICLQLPDRPRPSWFTLWVQPDQVEKKKATFVQVPSSSYAPRVPLLIRAVGSDVYALRQGYPPSTVMLVRNRENFLWSKAPNMTVARVNPAACVLDGKIYVLGGCCEAAAKSCWGEVFDTKTRTWETLPDPGGELRFSSVIKKLEIIGGKVYVTSNEGEEDSVYDPKTRKWEAIDWQL from the exons ATGGATACACCGAAAGCTGCTTCACATGGATGGAGAGGGATCCTGGTGGGGAGAGATCTGCTTGTAACCAACCTGAGCAAAGCCATTGGAGATGGAGAAAGTACACTGGTGTGGAAAGACCCTTGGCTAAGCATGGACGAGCCGTTGAGACCGGTTGGTCCAATGCAAGAGATCCACCAAGATCTTTGCATCGCGGATCTCCTTTGCAGAAGAACTACGGAATGGAATATACCAAAGATACTGAGCATCCTTCCCCAGCACTTACCAGAGATTTTTCTTATCAAACCGAGTGTTACAGGAGCGACAGATTCCTACGTGTGGTTGGCTTCCAAATCAGAGATGTACTCAGCCAAGTCTGGCTATTACGCAGCAACAGCAGTTGAAGCAGAT CCGCCGCTTCTGCGGAAGTCGTACCACCCTAAACTCTCCCTAGTCTCCAAGACCTTCCGCTCTCTCATCTTATCCACCGAGCTCGTCCACGCACGGTTTCACCACAAAACACAAGAACCGTTCTTTTCCATATGTTTACAGCTTCCCGACCGTCCTCGTCCCTCGTGGTTCACCCTCTGGGTGCAACCTGATCAAGTCGAGAAGAAGAAAGCTACATTTGTGCAAGTGCCGTCTTCTTCCTATGCTCCTCGAGTACCACTGCTAATTCGCGCGGTTGGTTCAGATGTCTACGCGTTAAGACAAGGTTACCCTCCGTCCACAGTCATGTTAGTCCGCAACAGAGAGAACTTTTTATGGAGTAAAGCACCTAACATGACTGTAGCTAGAGTGAATCCAGCTGCATGCGTACTCGACGGGAAGATATACGTGTTGGGAGGTTGCTGCGAGGCCGCCGCGAAAAGCTGCTGGGGTGAGGTTTTCGATACAAAGACTCGAACCTGGGAGACTTTACCTGACCCTGGAGGCGAGCTTCGGTTCTCTTCAGTGATTAAAAAACTAGAGATTATCGGAGGGAAGGTTTACGTTACGAGTAACGAGGGGGAGGAAGACTCTGTCTACGATCCGAAAACGCGTAAGTGGGAGGCTATAGATTGGCAGCTATGA
- the LOC106318492 gene encoding alpha-L-arabinofuranosidase 2-like, whose translation MMDMECSLKFLTSICMILFLLGSYAAYESVRLVDAREDNEKHYVTLQVDASNATGRPIPETLFGIFFEEINHAGAGGLWAELVSNRGFEAGGQIIPSSIWPWSIIGDESTISVVTDRSSCFERNKIALRMEVLCNSSGCPSEGVGVYNPGYWGMNIEEGKKYKVTLYVRSTGDIDVSVSLTSSNGSLTLASEQIIALASEVSKWTKKEVLLEANGTDDGARLQLTTTKNGSIWLDQVSAMPVDTYKGHGFRNDLFQMMVDLKPRFIRFPGGCYVEGAWLSNAFHWKETVGAWEERPGHFGDVWNYWTDDGLGHFEFFQLAEDLGAAPIWVFNSGNSHNNQVETASIMPFVQEALDGIEFARGDANSTWGSVRAAMGHPKPFGLKYVAVGNEDCGKKYYKGNYLEFYNAIKKAYPDIKIISNCDGSSQPLDHPADYYDFHVYTPAKALFSMSHMFDNTSRDGPKAFVSEYAARGKPDANKGNLLAALGEAGFLLGLEKNSDVVGMVSYAPLFLNTNDRRWLPDAIVFNSSHLYGTPSYWVQQFFTESSGATLLSSTMEGNSSYVEASAISFQSNGSDYIQIKAVNFANVTVELKVKMTGLDSKVSAKKKKVLTSASVMDENSFSNPEMIAPQETILVMPEGNLTFVLAPYSFASLDLLKES comes from the exons ATGATGGACATGGAGTGTTCTCTGAAGTTTCTGACAAGTATTTGCATGATATTATTTCTCCTTGGCTCTTATGCTGCTTACGAGAGTGTTCGTCTTGTTGATGCTCGAGAAGACAACGAAAAACATTATGTGACACTGCAAGTAGATGCTTCTAACGCCACAGGACGACCCATTCCTGAAACCCTTTTTGGGATCTTCTTTGAG GAAATCAATCATGCTGGAGCAGGTGGACTGTGGGCTGAACTTGTTAGCAACAGAG GATTTGAAGCTGGTGGACAAATCATTCCTTCCAGTATCTGGCCTTGGTCCATTATTGGAGATGAATCAACCATATCTGTAGTTACAGACCGCTCTTCATGTTTTGAGCGCAACAAAATTGCACTTAGAATGGAAGTGCTTTGTAACAGCAGTGGTTGTCCATCAGAAGGAGTCGGGGTTTATAACCCGGGTTACTGGGGCATG AACATTGAAGAAGGAAAGAAATACAAAGTGACCCTTTATGTGCGTTCCACTGGGGACATCGATGTGTCTGTGTCTTTGACAAGCTCGAATGGATCACTAACTCTTGCATCAGAGCAGATTAT AGCTTTGGCTTCTGAGGTTTCAAAATGGACAAAGAAGGAAGTGCTTTTGGAGGCAAATGGAACAGATGATGGCGCAAGGCTTCAATTGACAACCACCAAAAATGGTTCAATCTGGCTTGATCAAGTCTCAGCCATGCCTGTGGATACTTATAAG GGACATGGTTTTAGGAATGATCTTTTCCAAATGATGGTTGATCTCAAACCTCGTTTCATCCGTTTCCCTG GTGGTTGTTATGTGGAGGGTGCTTGGTTAAGCAACGCATTCCACTGGAAAGAAACCGTGGGAGCTTGGGAAGAGAGGCCTGGCCACTTTGGTGATGTTTGGAATTACTGGACCGATGATGGTCTTGGTCACTTTGAGTTCTTCCAA CTGGCGGAAGATCTCGGTGCAGCTCCAATATGGGTGTTTAACAGTG GAAACAGTCATAATAATCAAGTTGAAACCGCAAGTATCATGCCGTTTGTTCAA GAAGCGCTAGATGGTATTGAGTTTGCTCGTGGTGATGCTAATTCAACATGGGGATCAGTTCGAGCTGCAATGGGACATCCAAAGCCTTTTGGCCTTAAATATGTTGCTGTTGGGAATGAAGATTGTGGGAAAAAATACTACAAAG GAAACTACCTTGAGTTCTATAATGCTATCAAGAAAGCCTATCCAGACATCAAAATCATCTCCAACTGCGATGGATCGTCTCAACCACTCGATCACCCCGCTGATTACTATGATTTTCAC GTTTATACTCCTGCCAAGGCGTTGTTTTCCATGTCACATATGTTTGACAATACATCGCGTGATGGTCCAAAG GCTTTCGTTAGTGAATACGCTGCGAGGGGCAAACCAGATGCTAATAAGGGAAACCTTCTAGCCGCTCTTGGTGAAGCAGGTTTCCTCCTTGGTTTGGAAAAGAACAG TGATGTTGTAGGAATGGTAAGCTATGCACCTCTCTTCCTTAACACAAACGACAGAAG GTGGTTGCCAGATGCTATAGTTTTCAACTCCTCTCATTTGTATGGAACACCAAGCTACTGGGTCCAACAGTTCTTCACAGAGTCAAGTGGAGCAACTCTTCTCAGCTCTACTATGGAGGGAAACTCTTCTTATGTTGAAGCATCTGCCATATCCTTCCAAAGCAATGGCTCTGATTACATACAGATTAAG GCTGTTAACTTTGCAAACGTGACAGTGGAGCTGAAGGTAAAGATGACTGGATTGGACTCGAAAGTTTCTGCAAAAAAGAAGAAAGTACTTACATCTGCCAGTGTGATGGATGAGAACTCCTTCTCCAACCCAGAGATG ATTGCGCCACAAGAAACCATCCTGGTGATGCCCGAGGGGAACTTGACGTTTGTTCTCGCGCCCTACTCGTTCGCATCATTGGACTTGCTGAAAGAATCTTAG